The sequence ATAAGTCAGATCTTGTAGATAAAAAAGAGTTGATTTATTGGAAAAATTATTTTAAAGAGAATAATTTTGCTGATGAAGTATTAGAAATAAGTGCTGAAACAGGTTTTAATATAAAAGAATTATATTCAATAATAGATAAGGTATCAGCAGAGAAAAAAGAGAGAATGCAAGCTAAAGGCCTTAGAAAAGTGAATACAAGGCTTATGGTTGTAGGGATACCAAATGTTGGAAAATCTAGACTTATTAATAGAATTGTTGGAAAAAATAGTGCTGGAGTAGGTAATAAACCAGGATTTACTAAAGGAAAACAATGGGTAAGAATAAAGGATGGACTAGAACTTTTGGATATGCCAGGAATACTTTGGCCTAAATTTGAAAGTGAAGAAGTTGGACAGAATTTAGCTATTAGTGGAGCTATAAAAGATGAGATATTACCAATAGAAGAGATTGCTGGAATATTAATTTCTAAGATGATAAAATATGAAATGTGGAGGATACTAAAAGAAAGATATAAGCTTTTAGATGAAGATAAAAGTGAAATAATGGGAGAAATTTTAGAGAAAATAGCTTTCAGATGTAAGATGCTTAATAAAGGAGAGAGTCTAAATATACAACAAGCAGCTTATACAGTACTCAGGGATTATAGAAGCTGTAAACTTGGGAAATTTGGATTGGATAGATAATTGTGGAGGAGTTATGGAGAAGCTGAGTATAGATTTAAATGTATTAGAAGAGATACTTGTAAATTTTTTAAATGAAGAAGCTGGTAAGGTAGGATTTAAGAAGGTAGTACTTGGACTTTCTGGTGGGATAGATTCAGCTCTAGTAGCTTTTTTGGCAGCTAAGGCTTTTAAGCCAGAAAATGTACTAGGAATAATGATGCCATATAAAACATCTAGTAAAGAGAGTATTGAACATGCTAAACTTGTGATAGAAAAAATAGGAATAAGAAGTAAGATAGTAGAAATAACTCCTATGGTAGATGCATACATTACTATGAATCCAGATATGAGTAGTTTAAGAAAAGGAAATAAAATGGCAAGGGAGAGAATGTCGATATTATTTGATCACTCAGCAGCAGAGTCTGCACTTGTATTGGGAACTTCTAATAAAACTGAGTTATTACTAGGTTATGGGACACAGTTTGGAGATGCAGCATCAGCTATCAATGCTATAGGAGACTTATATAAAACTCATGTGTGGGCCTTATCAAGACATATGGGTGTACCTAATGAGATTATAGATAAAAAACCAAGTGCTGATCTTTGGGAAGGCCAAACTGATGAACAAGAATTAGGGTATTCTTATAAAATGGCAGATGAGATATTATATAAATATGTAGAAGAAAGAAAAAATATTGATGAAATAGTTAAAGATGGATATTCTCAGGAAGTGGTAAAAAAGATAATCAAAAGAACTAAGATTATGCAATATAAAAGAGTTATGCCTATAATTGCAAAGGTTTTTTCAAGAGGAATAGGAACAGGATTTAAATATCCAAGAGATTGGGAAGTATAGAGATAGTTAAGAATATATTGATATAAGGGGTTGAATTTATATGAGTAGGGATGAGCAATTAAGGCAAGAATTAGATGAATTTAAAAAAGAAAAAGAAAGAATAAGAAATATTGTGGGTGAAATAGGGGGAAAAAATAATAAACAACATAAGATAGTGAGTTCTATATTTGTTCTACTTATTGCTATTTTGCTAATATTAGGTGTTGTACTAGAAAAAATAACCTTATTTTTGACATTAGAAATTGTTATTATATTAGCTATATTTAAAGTTATATGGATGTTTTATGAATTTCAAAGAGCTAACCATTTTCAATTTTGGATACTTAATTCTTTAGAATTTAGATTAAACGAGATAGATAAAAGAGTAAGAAAAATTGAAAAAATGGTCAGAGATAAGAATATGAAAATTTAAAAAGTAATTAAGATGACTCGAGAATGATTTTTATTGTTTAATAAAATTTATCATTCTTGAGTTTTTATATATTTGTCTAAAATATAGGGAGATACTATGATCTAGTAGGAGAGATTATGAAGATTAAGTATAGAATTTCTGAAGTGGCAAAAATATTTAATATTTCAAGGCAAACTTTGATATTTTATCATAAAAAAATATTCTAGTTCCTTTTGAAGTGGATAATGAAAATGGATATAGATATTACTCAAAAGATCAAATATGGGAGTTAATGTTTATACTTATATTGAAAAGAGCTGGATTTTCTTTAGAAGAGGTAAAAAGTTTTAGTGAGCTTAGAAGTCCAAAAGAGAATATAAAATTTCTAGAAAAAAATAAAAAATATAGATACTAGAATAAATGAGTTACAAAGAGTAAAAAGTAGAATAAGTAATAGAATAAAAAATCTACAAGATTATCTTCTAGAAAATAAAAATGATGCAATATTTGAAATGAGAGAAGAAATATTATGGTATTATATTTCAATGAAAAATCCAAAAGATGAGAAAGAGATGATTGAAATTTATGAAAAGTTAGATGAGGTAGCGAGGAAAAATAAGATAGAGGATACAAAATATATAAATATAGTGGATCTTAGGAAATTAGAATTAGTGGTTGATGAAGAGATGATACCAGTGTTAAAATTAGGAATTCTAATACCTAAGGAGAAAAGATTCAATGGTTGTGAGTATTTAAAAATAGGAGAGTGTTTTAGGGTTAATCATCAAGATTCTTATATATCTTTGAACACTACTTATAAAAATATAGATAGATATATAAAGAAAACAAAATATAGGAAATTGGGATATTCTATAGAGTTTATGAAAGAATTAGCTATACCAACAGAAAATGGAATAGGTGGTATTATTGAAATAGTGATACCAGTAACTAAAATAAATAACTAACTTCCCTTTAAATTGATTTTTTTAGATAAATATGCTATAATTGTTAAGTTATAGTGTAGAAAAGGAGATGAGAAGATAGTGTTCGCTAAGTTAGAAGAAGTTGTAAGAAGATTTAATGAGCTTAATGAGATGTTAGGCTCTTCAGAAATTTTATCTGATCCTAAAAAAATGATGGAATGTAATAAAGCATTAGCTGATATAACACCGCTTGTAGAAAAATATAAAGAGTATAAAACTCTTAGTGAGGATCTACAATTTATAAAAGAAAATATTAGAAACGAAAAAGATCCTGATATGAGAGAGATGATGAATGAAGAGCAAAAAGAACTTGAAGAGAAGTTACCTGATTATGAAAAAGAGTTAAAAATTCTTTTACTTCCAAAAGATGAAAATGATGATAAAAACGTTATCGTAGAGATCAGGGGAGGAGCAGGTGGAGATGAGGCTGCTCTATTTGCTGGAGACCTATTCAGAATGTATAATAGATATGCAGAAAGAAGAAAGTGGAAAGTGGAGATAATCGAAAAACAAGAGATCGGTATTGGAGGAATAAAAGAGGCAGTATTCAGTATCAATGGGCTTGGAGCTTATTCAAGATTAAAATTTGAATCTGGAGTACATAGAGTACAAAGAGTACCTGAAACAGAATCAGCAGGAAGAGTACATACATCAACAGCTACAGTAGCTGTATTACCAGAGGTAGAGGACGTAAAAGAGGTAAAAATTGATCCTAAAGACCTTAAGATAGATACATATAGATCTGGAGGAGCTGGAGGACAGCACGTAAATATGACTGACTCAGCTGTTAGAATTACTCACTTACCAACAGGAATAGTAGTACAATGTCAAGATGAGAGATCTCAGTTAAAAAATAGAGAGAAAGCTATGAAGCACTTAGTATCAAAGCTATATGAGATGGAGTGCGAAAAACAAAGAAGTCAAGTAGAGAGTGAAAGAAAACTTCAAGTAGGAACAGGGGATAGATCTGAAAAGATCAGAACATACAACTTCCCACAAGGAAGAATTACAGACCACAGAATTAAATTTACTGTATATCAATTAGATGCATTCTTAGATGGAGACATAGATGAGATGATAGATGCTCTTATCACATTCAACCAAGCTGAGATGTTAGCTAGTGCATCAGAAGAGTAATATGAATTTGTTAGAAATATTAAATTTTTCAAAAGAGTATTTGCAAAAATACTCTTTTTCAAAACCCCGTCTTGAAAGTGAAAAACTTATAGCAGCAGTTTTAAAATTAGATAGAATAACTCTCTATGCATATTTTGATATGGAGCTTACAACAGAACAAAAAGATACAATAAAAAAATACCTAAGGGAGATGGCAAGAGGTAGAATAGGTTTTGATGAACTTATAGAAAAAAAGGGAGATTTAGAGTTAGATACTAAAAACTATAAAGAGGAAAATTATGATCTACTCAAAAAATCCATTGAATATCTAGAGAAACATCAGGTACCTAATGCAAGACTTGATGCTGAATATATTTTTGCACATATCCTAAAGGTAAGTAGAGTAACACTTACTTTGAATCTAAATAAAAAGATAGAAGAGGAAGATAAAAATAGAATAAGAGAGATGTTAGTAGCTAGAGGAAAAGAGAGAAAACCTTTACAATATCTACTTGGAGAATGGGAATTTTATGGATATCCATTTAAAGTAGATGAGAGAGTTCTTATTCCTAGAGCTGATACAGAGATATTGGTAGAACAATGTAAATATCTTGTAAATGAGCTACCTAGTCCTAAGATAATGGATATAGGGACAGGAAGTGGAGCTATTGCTATATCACTTGGTAAAGAGTTGCCTAATGCCCATGTGTTAGGACTAGATATAAGTGAGAGAGCTTTAGAGGTAGCTATACAAAATAGAGATATGAATGAGGCTACTAATGTAAAATTTCTTAAGTCAGATGTTTTTTCTACCTTAAGAGATGAGAAATACAAAAATGTGAAATTTAGTCTGATAGTTTCAAATCCCCCATATATTCCAACAGAGGAGTATGTGGGACTCATGCCAGAGGTATTGAAGTATGAGCCTAAAAATGCTTTGACTGACAATGGAGATGGGTACTATTTCTATGAAAAAATATCCAAAGAGGCTAAGGAGTTTTTGACAGAAGATGGATATTTAGCTTTTGAAGTGGGACATAATCAGGCTGAAAAAGTAGCTGATTTTATGAGAGAAAATGGATTTGATGTACTATCAATAGTAAAAGATTATGGTGGAATAGATAGAGTAGTAATTGGAAAGAGAAGAGAGGAAAATTAATGTCTACAAAACTACATGATTATGATTACCATCTACCAGAGGAGTTAATAGGACAGGAGCCAAGAGAGCCTAGAGACCATGCTAGACTTATGTTGGTAGATAAAACTAATAAAAAGATAGAGCATAAGCATTTTTATGATATAATAGATTATCTACAAGAGGGAGATATCTTAGTAAGAAACTCTACTAAGGTAATTCCAGCTAGACTTTTTGGACATAAAGAGACTGGTGGAGTGTTGGAGATTTTACTTATAAAAAGAATAAATCTAGATACTTGGGAGTGTCTACTTAAACCAGCTAAAAAATTAAAACTTGGGCAAAAATTATATGTGGGACAAAATAGTGAACTTGTAGCTGAACTAATAGAGATAAAAGATGATGGAAATAGAGTTTTAAAATTTACCTATGAAGGAGCTTTTGAAGAGGTATTAGATAAACTAGGAAATATGCCATTACCACCATATATAGTGGAAACTTTAAAGGAAAAAGAGAGATATCAAACTGTGTATGCTCAAAGAGGAGAGTCAGTAGCAGCACCAACAGCTGGTCTACATTTCACTAAAGAACTTTTAGAAAAGATAGAAAAAAAGGGAATAAAGATTGTAGATATATTTCTTGAGGTAGGACTAGGAACATTTAGACCAGTACAGACTGAAGATGTGCTAGACCATAAGATGCATGAGGAAATATTTGAGATACCTCAAGAGGCAGCAGATATAATTAACAAAGGAAAGGCTGAAGGAAGAAGAATAATCTCAGTAGGAACTACAAGTACAAGAGCATTGGAATCATCAGTAAATGAGAATGGAAAAGTAATTGCTCAAAAGGCAAGTACAGATATATTTATTTATCCAGGATATGAGTTTAAAGTTATAGATGCTCTTATTACAAATTTTCACCTACCAAAATCTACTTTACTTATGTTGGTATCAGCTTTTTCAAGCAGAAAGTTTATGTTGAGTGTATATGAAACTGCTGTAAAAGAAAAGTATCATTTCTTCAGTTTTGGAGATGCAGTGTTTATCTATTAATGGAGTTGATGTGATGAGAATAATTGCAGGAGATGCAAAGAATAAGAAAATAAAGAGTAGAAAGGGAATAGATACAAGACCTACATTAGGAAGTATGAAGGAGTCATTATTTTCTATAATAGCTCCATATGTTCCAGACTCTGTATTTTTAGATCTATTTAGTGGAAGTGGAAGCATATCTCTAGAGGCTTTAAGCAGAGGAGCTAAGAGAGCTGTGATGATCGAGAAAGATTCTGAAGCTCTAAAATATATAATAGAAAATGTAAATAACTTAGGTTATGAAGATAGATGTAGAGCTTATAAAAATGATGCGTTAAGAGCTATTGAAATCTTAGGAAGAAAAGGAGAAAAATTTAATATAATCTTTATGGACCCACCATATAAAGATGAGGTATGTACAAGGGTTATGAAAGCTATTGAAAAACATAAAATCTTAGCTGAGGATGGACTAATAATATGTGAACACCATGTTTTTGAAGAGATGGCTGATATTGTGGGAGAGTATAAAAAAGCTGATGAAAGAAAATATGGAAAAAAATGTATAACTTTCTATACTAGATAGGAGGAAATATGAAATTTGAAGAAAATTTAGCAGAGATAGATGAAATAATAGAGAAATTAGAAAGCGGAGATTTATCTCTTGCTGACTCTATAAAAGAGTATGAAACAGCTATGAAGTTACTAAAAAAATCATCTGACTTATTGAATAAAGCTGAAGGAAAAGTCTTGAAAGTAGTGGAAAAGGATGAAGGGATACTACTTGAGGAGGTATAAGATGTTATTTAAAGATTATCTTGGAATGGGAAAAAAATTAGTAGAAGATGGAATTGATAAGTATCTAGGAGAGTTAACTTATCCAGAGGTTATAGCAGAAGGAATGAAATATGCTGTATTAAATGGTGGAAAAAGATTAAGACCTATACTTCTATTTATGACTTTGGATATTTTAGGGTGTGAAAGAGAAAAAGGGTTAGCTACAGCTTCAGCTATTGAGATGATACACTCTTACTCTTTAGTGCACGATGACTTACCAGCTTTAGATAATGATGATTATAGAAGAGGAAAGCTTACTACTCATAAAAAGTTTGGAGAGGCAGAGGGGATACTTATAGGAGATGCTCTTTTAACACATGCTTTCTATGTACTTACTGAGAAAAACTCTCATCTTTCAGCTGACAAGATAGTTGAAATAGTAAAGCTTACATCTAGTTATGCTGGTATCAATGGAATGATTGGTGGACAGATGGTAGATATTGCTAGTGAAGGTAAAAAAATAGATTTAGAAACTTTGAGATATATGCATGCACATAAGACAGGAAAGCTTATAAAATTACCTGTGGAAGTAGCTTGTGTAATAGCTGATGCTTCTATTGAGGATAGAGAAGTACTTACAAAATATTCTGAATTAATTGGACTTGCTTTCCAAATAAAAGACGATATATTAGATATTGAGGGAGATTTTGAAACTATTGGTAAACCAGTAGGAAGTGACTTAGAGCATAACAAATCCACCTATCCATCTATTTTAGGTCTAACAGAGAGTAAAAAACTCTTAGTAGAAACGATAGAGAAAGCTAAGAGTATGGTGATAACTAGATTTGGTAAAACAAAGTGTCAAATTTTTCTAGATTTAGCTGATTACATAAGAGATAGAGATAGGTAGATAGTTATAAATTATATATTTTCTAGAAGTTAAGATATTTTAAAACTTGATTAAGTAAATATTATATGTTGAAATTGTGTGTAAAATGTGTTATTATTAAGAAAAATTACTGAAGGAGATATATATATGAAAAAGAAAATTATATTTTTATTACTTAGTTTATCTGGATTGGCTTTTGCAGAGGAAGGTTTTTTTGATAAATTTGAAAAACCACAAAGTTATTCTATAAGAGGGTATTATGATTATTCTTCATTAAAAGGTTTTGTGCAAATACCTAAAGGAGGAGCTAAAGGAAGTACTTCAGAGAAAAGACCAACTTTCGATGAGTTAGGGATAGATTACATAAATTTCTATGAAGGAGATTTTACTGCTAATTGGGATAAACTATCTGCTTATTTTAGATTAAGATACATGGTTTTTGATGGAGAGGCTACTCTTAAAGAGGAACTTATAACTCATAATAATAAAATACCAGCAGGTTCGAGAATGAAAACTGAGCATCAATATATAAATTTCCATTTTGGAGCTGGGTATAATATATCTAAGATAGATAAACTTAAATTTAGTCCAGTAGCAGAATGGGTAGGAAGTAGATTTGAATATAGATATGCAGCTAAGGATCAAAATGGTAATTCAATATCAAGTAGAAGAAAATTTGGATGGGGGCAAGTAAATGTGGGATTTGATTCAGAATATAGCATAACTGATAATTATAAACTTGAGTTAAGAGGAAGATATGGAATTCCATATGATAATATAAAAGAGGATTATTCTCTTTCGTTTGTAAATAATGTAAATATATTTGAATGGGAAAAAAGTAAATTAAATTTACTTTTTGGAGTAGAGTACAGAAAGTTTATTTTTAGAGATACTCAAAGAAATATGCAAAACTATATGAAACAAGAAAGTATGATTTATAAGGTAGGATTAGAATACTCTTTCTAAAATAAATTCTCAATAAAATAGTAGTAATTATTTAAATTCTATGGTACAATATAAAGTCGAATGAATTTTAATTATAAGGAGAAGCAAATAATGAAGATAGGATTTGATCACGATAAGTACCTTGAAGAACAATCTAAATATATTTTAGAAAGAGTAAATAATTACGATAAGCTTTATCTTGAATTTGGTGGAAAACTTATGTTTGATTTACATGCTAAGAGGGTTTTACCAGGATTTGATGAAAATGCTAAGATAAAAGTATTACATAAATTAAAAGATAAACTTGAAGTAATAATTTGTGTTTATGCGGGTGATATTGAAAGAAATAAAATTAGAGGAGATTTTGGAATCACCTATGATATGGAAGTTTTTAGACTGATAGATGACTTAAGAGAGCATGAACTTCAAGTGAATAGTGTTGTGATTACAAGATATAATGATCAGCCTGCAACAACTTTATTTATTAATAAGTTAGAACGTAGAGGTATAAAAGTATATAAACATAGAGCTACAAAAGGCTATCCTACAGATGTAGATGTAATAGTTAGTGATGAAGGATATGGACAAAATCCATACGTGGAAACAACTAAGCCAATAGTTGTAGTAACAGCACCTGGACCAGGAAGTGGGAAATTAGCTACTTGTTTGAGTCAATTATATCATGAATATAAAAGAGGAAATGCAGCTGGATATTCTAAGTTTGAAACTTTTCCAGTATGGAATGTACCTTTAAAACATCCTTTAAATATAGCTTATGAGGCAGCAACTGTAGATTTGCAAGATGTTAATATGATAGATCCATTCCATTTAGAAAAATATGGAGAAACAGCTGTAAATTATAATCGTGATGTAGAGGCTTTCCCGTTATTAAAAAGAATAATAGAAAAGATAACTGGTAAGGAGTCAATCTATCAATCTCCAACAGATATGGGAGTTAATAGAGTAGGATTTGGAATAGTAGATGATGAAATAATAAAAGAGGCTTCTAAACAAGAAATAATTAGAAGATATTTCAAAACTGGTTGTGAATATAAAAAAGGTTATGTAGATTACGAAACTTTTAAAAGAACTCGCATAATAATGGATGCATTGGATTTAAA comes from Fusobacterium necrogenes and encodes:
- the ylqF gene encoding ribosome biogenesis GTPase YlqF; amino-acid sequence: MSMTKINWYPGHMKKTKDLIKENMQLIDIVLEVVDARIPLSSKNPDITVFAKNKKRVIVLNKSDLVDKKELIYWKNYFKENNFADEVLEISAETGFNIKELYSIIDKVSAEKKERMQAKGLRKVNTRLMVVGIPNVGKSRLINRIVGKNSAGVGNKPGFTKGKQWVRIKDGLELLDMPGILWPKFESEEVGQNLAISGAIKDEILPIEEIAGILISKMIKYEMWRILKERYKLLDEDKSEIMGEILEKIAFRCKMLNKGESLNIQQAAYTVLRDYRSCKLGKFGLDR
- a CDS encoding NAD+ synthase, which encodes MEKLSIDLNVLEEILVNFLNEEAGKVGFKKVVLGLSGGIDSALVAFLAAKAFKPENVLGIMMPYKTSSKESIEHAKLVIEKIGIRSKIVEITPMVDAYITMNPDMSSLRKGNKMARERMSILFDHSAAESALVLGTSNKTELLLGYGTQFGDAASAINAIGDLYKTHVWALSRHMGVPNEIIDKKPSADLWEGQTDEQELGYSYKMADEILYKYVEERKNIDEIVKDGYSQEVVKKIIKRTKIMQYKRVMPIIAKVFSRGIGTGFKYPRDWEV
- a CDS encoding MerR family transcriptional regulator; translated protein: MGRYYDLVGEIMKIKYRISEVAKIFNISRQTLIFYHKKIF
- the prfA gene encoding peptide chain release factor 1, with product MFAKLEEVVRRFNELNEMLGSSEILSDPKKMMECNKALADITPLVEKYKEYKTLSEDLQFIKENIRNEKDPDMREMMNEEQKELEEKLPDYEKELKILLLPKDENDDKNVIVEIRGGAGGDEAALFAGDLFRMYNRYAERRKWKVEIIEKQEIGIGGIKEAVFSINGLGAYSRLKFESGVHRVQRVPETESAGRVHTSTATVAVLPEVEDVKEVKIDPKDLKIDTYRSGGAGGQHVNMTDSAVRITHLPTGIVVQCQDERSQLKNREKAMKHLVSKLYEMECEKQRSQVESERKLQVGTGDRSEKIRTYNFPQGRITDHRIKFTVYQLDAFLDGDIDEMIDALITFNQAEMLASASEE
- the prmC gene encoding peptide chain release factor N(5)-glutamine methyltransferase → MNLLEILNFSKEYLQKYSFSKPRLESEKLIAAVLKLDRITLYAYFDMELTTEQKDTIKKYLREMARGRIGFDELIEKKGDLELDTKNYKEENYDLLKKSIEYLEKHQVPNARLDAEYIFAHILKVSRVTLTLNLNKKIEEEDKNRIREMLVARGKERKPLQYLLGEWEFYGYPFKVDERVLIPRADTEILVEQCKYLVNELPSPKIMDIGTGSGAIAISLGKELPNAHVLGLDISERALEVAIQNRDMNEATNVKFLKSDVFSTLRDEKYKNVKFSLIVSNPPYIPTEEYVGLMPEVLKYEPKNALTDNGDGYYFYEKISKEAKEFLTEDGYLAFEVGHNQAEKVADFMRENGFDVLSIVKDYGGIDRVVIGKRREEN
- the queA gene encoding tRNA preQ1(34) S-adenosylmethionine ribosyltransferase-isomerase QueA, whose amino-acid sequence is MSTKLHDYDYHLPEELIGQEPREPRDHARLMLVDKTNKKIEHKHFYDIIDYLQEGDILVRNSTKVIPARLFGHKETGGVLEILLIKRINLDTWECLLKPAKKLKLGQKLYVGQNSELVAELIEIKDDGNRVLKFTYEGAFEEVLDKLGNMPLPPYIVETLKEKERYQTVYAQRGESVAAPTAGLHFTKELLEKIEKKGIKIVDIFLEVGLGTFRPVQTEDVLDHKMHEEIFEIPQEAADIINKGKAEGRRIISVGTTSTRALESSVNENGKVIAQKASTDIFIYPGYEFKVIDALITNFHLPKSTLLMLVSAFSSRKFMLSVYETAVKEKYHFFSFGDAVFIY
- the rsmD gene encoding 16S rRNA (guanine(966)-N(2))-methyltransferase RsmD, which gives rise to MQCLSINGVDVMRIIAGDAKNKKIKSRKGIDTRPTLGSMKESLFSIIAPYVPDSVFLDLFSGSGSISLEALSRGAKRAVMIEKDSEALKYIIENVNNLGYEDRCRAYKNDALRAIEILGRKGEKFNIIFMDPPYKDEVCTRVMKAIEKHKILAEDGLIICEHHVFEEMADIVGEYKKADERKYGKKCITFYTR
- the xseB gene encoding exodeoxyribonuclease VII small subunit; this translates as MKFEENLAEIDEIIEKLESGDLSLADSIKEYETAMKLLKKSSDLLNKAEGKVLKVVEKDEGILLEEV
- a CDS encoding polyprenyl synthetase family protein, yielding MLFKDYLGMGKKLVEDGIDKYLGELTYPEVIAEGMKYAVLNGGKRLRPILLFMTLDILGCEREKGLATASAIEMIHSYSLVHDDLPALDNDDYRRGKLTTHKKFGEAEGILIGDALLTHAFYVLTEKNSHLSADKIVEIVKLTSSYAGINGMIGGQMVDIASEGKKIDLETLRYMHAHKTGKLIKLPVEVACVIADASIEDREVLTKYSELIGLAFQIKDDILDIEGDFETIGKPVGSDLEHNKSTYPSILGLTESKKLLVETIEKAKSMVITRFGKTKCQIFLDLADYIRDRDR
- a CDS encoding TonB-dependent receptor, whose protein sequence is MKKKIIFLLLSLSGLAFAEEGFFDKFEKPQSYSIRGYYDYSSLKGFVQIPKGGAKGSTSEKRPTFDELGIDYINFYEGDFTANWDKLSAYFRLRYMVFDGEATLKEELITHNNKIPAGSRMKTEHQYINFHFGAGYNISKIDKLKFSPVAEWVGSRFEYRYAAKDQNGNSISSRRKFGWGQVNVGFDSEYSITDNYKLELRGRYGIPYDNIKEDYSLSFVNNVNIFEWEKSKLNLLFGVEYRKFIFRDTQRNMQNYMKQESMIYKVGLEYSF
- a CDS encoding DUF1846 domain-containing protein — translated: MKIGFDHDKYLEEQSKYILERVNNYDKLYLEFGGKLMFDLHAKRVLPGFDENAKIKVLHKLKDKLEVIICVYAGDIERNKIRGDFGITYDMEVFRLIDDLREHELQVNSVVITRYNDQPATTLFINKLERRGIKVYKHRATKGYPTDVDVIVSDEGYGQNPYVETTKPIVVVTAPGPGSGKLATCLSQLYHEYKRGNAAGYSKFETFPVWNVPLKHPLNIAYEAATVDLQDVNMIDPFHLEKYGETAVNYNRDVEAFPLLKRIIEKITGKESIYQSPTDMGVNRVGFGIVDDEIIKEASKQEIIRRYFKTGCEYKKGYVDYETFKRTRIIMDALDLKEEDRKVVGVARKKLEDIKSKQTEPASAIAFELLDGTMITGKASPLMDAASAAILNAVKYFAGINDEILLISPVVLEPILNLKDKTLQSKNIALNCEEILMALSICAATNPMAQVAVQKLSMLKGTQAHCTNILGKTNEQTLRKLGIDLTCDQVFPTENLYYND